A DNA window from Helianthus annuus cultivar XRQ/B chromosome 15, HanXRQr2.0-SUNRISE, whole genome shotgun sequence contains the following coding sequences:
- the LOC118487513 gene encoding protein FAR1-RELATED SEQUENCE 5-like → MHFEEGVDDDEPANEEGVHDDKRANEEGANDEKKTKKVFGSLEELKNWVYKRDVVKGYVIVTQRTRKEGEGASARTVKIRLQCDRGGEPKSKASVQRSGSKKPLSLIGKLDSSSGSWSLVEKKNIHNHEPAELLEGHAFARRLTPDEESLVERLYLQNMEPTNIHLTIRNQYPHSVRILQDVQNMIKKIKRKMYGDRTPMQILESMLQEERYVYFTRVNPSTNAVEEVFFVHPDSYNMWRAFPHVLMIDATYKKNEYKLPFIQVVGVTSTHKSFCVAHAFVSKEKKR, encoded by the exons ATGCACTTTGAGGAGGGTGTTGACGACGACGAACCTGCTAACGAGGAAGGTGTTCACGACGACAAGCGTGCTAACGAGGAAGGTGCTAATGacgagaaaaaaacaaaaaag GTATTTGGGTCACTTGAAGAATTGAAGAATTGGGTATACAAAAGAGATGTTGTGAAAGGTTACGTCATTGTCACCCAACGAACGAGGAAAGAAGGCGAAGGTGCGTCAGCAAGGACAGTGAAGATAAGGTTGCAATGCGATCGTGGCGGCGAACCCAAAAGTAAAGCATCCGTTCAGCGTTCCGGTAGCAAAAAG ccccttagtctgATAGGGAAACTAGACTCAAGTAGTGGTAGTTGGAGCCTTGTGGAGAAGAAAAACATTCACAACCATGAGCCTGCTGAACTTCTCGAGGGCCACGCGTTTGCTAGAAGGCTGACCCCGGACGAAGAATCACTGGTGGAGAGACTTTATCTGCAAAACATGGAGCCTACAAATATACATTTAACCATAAGAAATCAGTACCCACATAGCGTGCGCATTCTACAAGACGTACAAAACATGATTAAAAAGATTAAACGAAAAATGTACGGCGATCGAACTCCAATGCAGATATTGGAGAGCATGTTGCAAGAAGAAAGGTACGTTTATTTCACCAGAGTGAATCCCTCCACAAACGCGGTCGAGGAGGTTTTTTTCGTTCATCCGGACTCGTACAacatgtggcgtgcattcccacATGTGTTGATGATTGATGCTACCTACAAGAAGAATGAGTATAAGCTTCCGTTTATTCAAGTTGTGGGTGTGACATCGACACACAAGTCTTTTTGTGTGGCTCATGCATTTGTctctaaagaaaaaaaaagataa